ATTCAGAGAcacacaaattgttttttttttattggtatatatgtatatatatatatatttcttgcaATTCTAATTCTTTACAAACTACTGCACCCAAGAGGTGTAACATTATCAATATCGTACCTCAAGTAGCAATCAATATAATTGGGATGCTCCTTCAATATATCTTTGTACAGTTTCTCAGCCTTGTTGTATACACAGAGCGCTTCGTTAAGTCTCGCCAGGTTGTACATGGTTGTCACTAATATTGAATTGTAGTACTGGGCATCGAGAGTCTCCGCTTCCACTTTCTCTCTGTGAATCAGTAGCATtatagtgaaaaaatatttaaattttattgattgttcgcaaacatatacatatatatgcatatatatataatttttttttttaatattattttaacacctAAATTAAGACATTACTACCagtcttatatttttcatttcgcAAGGGCATAACAGTTTTGTAAGTATGTACTAGAtattacaagtaaaaaataatagtagagaaactgtaaaaaaatattaaaatgtcgaCTTCTTGtttcaatttctttattaaaaatgaataaatgaagtacaatgttttaattattaacctTTCCAAGGCTTCCTCCAAATATTTCAtagcttcatttaaattaccaaGCCGGTAATGCAATGCGGcaacattgtttaatatttctgcTGGAATCTCAGCatttactttttctttaaGTATTTTCATGGCTGTGGTATATGCATTCAGTGAACCCTAGAAATTTACATATGAGATGTTGAAAAAAAACacactaattatattattctgtagTAGTGatccataataaaaatatttatattgccaATAACACATTTATAACACCTGTTATatgggatatttttttttattatagattaaaaaatatatatttttgaatatttttcaccTGTAAATCATTTTGTTCCAAAATTTGTGCCAATTCAATCCAAGCCTCTACATCATCAGGAAATTGTTCGGTTACTTTCTTGAGATGCTGTCTCGCTATATCCCGTTGTAATTGAGATGGAGAGTTAGCATATAGAGATCCTAGAATCTTCATAGTTTCGTAGTTGCCCGGTTGAGCTTTAAGAACTTTTTCAAAGCACTGAGCCgcctgtttttaaaattaaaaagtgtttcgtaacaaaatatttattaattttttacacaatATAAAACTGTGGCATCAAACAGTTTATTATATGCTTACGTTTTCAGTGTCACCtctgtatatatacatttgtccGAGGCCATAATGCGGTAGTACGAAATTCGGTGGCGCAAACTGCGTAGCTTGGTAGTAGTATTGGAATGCTTTAACGCAATCACCTTGCGCATGATAAGCTCTGGCCAAATGATGACAACTTTCCGCCCTCATTGCGTCATTCTCAGTGTTGTGATAAGCGTGCAGAGCAAGATGTTGGACTTTGCTGTAatcctaataatttttttttttgtttaatgacACTTCGAATCCATTATATGTATTTGggtatatataacaatattagaaagttattctttaattgagtaatatatattaagtgtatACTTAAATGAGCTGGTCAACATATAGACCGCCATATAAATTACATGTCAAATGAAcagaataatcaaatatatgattaagtaagatttcatattttaaaaacatttttaaaaatatttttaaaattttgatgataAATACTCTTAAAATTACTTACCTTTTTAAAGAAGAAATGATTTGCCAAATGATTTAAAACCATTGGGTTTTTGGGATCAATTGCGTATGCCTTAGACAACATGATGACTGCCATCTTATTGGATTCACTCTCTTGTAAATTCAATTTCAAGATCGATAGCCCAACTAAAGCTCCGACACATTGAGGATCAAGTTGCAATGCCCTCTCAAACGCCATTCTGGCTTTTTcctgattatttaatttcatgaaaCAATGGCCCATTCCCAAACGTAAAGCAGCTGGGCTGTTAGGATTCGTCCTTAGAGCTTTTTTGTAAAATGCTAGAGCTCCTCTATAATCCTTTCGGTTAAAAGCAATACAGGCTTTACCGAGCAGTGATGGCACATTATTTGGTGATTGATTGAGGACAAAATTGAACTGTGTGTCTGCTTGTGCCATTTTATCACCCTCAAGAAGACAGAAATATGCTCGCCCAAGAAGATGATTCTGTTCAAAGATTGTTCTAaggtaaagaaattttaacaaaatatctgAGAAAAGAATAGTGACTCACCTGatcatacataataattttatctgccATAGTATAAAGCAAAGTAGCTTCAGTAAAAAGCTCTTTTTTCTTGTCTTTAgacttttctttatttgcCTCTTGAACATAGTATGCAGCCAACATATCAAGTGCTCGCATTTGATCCCTTTCAAAGTCCCTATAGTCAATATTTGCATCCACTCGGGATGCCTCGAGAATTTTAAGGAAATCATCGatcttgttttgtttgtagTAGGCAAGCTATAAAATtaccaatattattaaatttaagagtGTTTTAAAATCCGTCACTTGTAAGGTTTTTTATTACGATACGTATGCATTTTCTTTATAGGTTAATTAGTACTCACTGCGACATTAATCCAGACATTTAGCTGGGATCTCTCTTGTTGCAATATACTAAGCACTTCTTCACCACACGGTAAAGATTCGGGATCAAGCTCTATCACCTAAAAATTGTTGAaagtcttatatattaaaaaatatcaaatgacGGACTTctcatagaatattattacctCATCGGTGGACATCAATGGAATTTCAAGcgacattttaatgttttattttataacatctccttaaaaataaagaatatctgTTTTGTAATCAACATTAACcattaattacaaacattGAAACATCAAACAACACATCTGAAATTGgcaaaatttaacataagaCGAATGTAGATAATAAACGGTATATGcgtacagataatatataaatataatacatatatgaatgttGGAAATACAATTGAATAACTTTAGaatgtaataaagaatattatattttttctttattactcATCTGTTCAAAGTAAAACTCCAAATGAAGtctttttaagtattttaattgtaaatacatTGCACTTTTACGAAGTCTTTTAAAACTTACCTTGTAATTTAATTGCCTTGCTGAATTAAAGAATTTGTCctgtctataaaatattataacgccTTCAGAACACCAatagtagatataaaatatcatggtTAGGATTTTAATGTCTTAGAATGTAAGGTCAATTTAACGTAACGTCAAATGTAGTATAATATTCCTTGATAAAAGATGCCATTTACGTGAAAAGCAGAAATCCTCCGCTATTGTATTGTACgctgaataaaattaagtttttaaaaagctatttttttatttctatagattttattaattaatggaagtagaaatattgaattcgattttttcatttaaaaaatacatatgttaattaagaatttataatttttatgtttattaatatttttaacaatattaatagttatgaCTGGCGAAAGTATCCTAGAATCTATTTATGACagctgtttaaaaatattttgacattgatgttgtcaataaaaatttgaaaattattaattaatttaaacatttaatcctcttttttataatgaaagaatcattgcttttattacttttatgttttagtAGTAgcaactaatatatatatttttttctaatgtaGCTACCAATTCTGAAAGTTCACGATATGGCTGTTAATAGTAaaagaataactttaaaacgaACCAGACCAAATCCATTATTTCAACGATGGCTTCAGGAGCTACAGGATGAGGCAAAGCTTGAATTGAACAATTTAGAATATTCATTGGATGAAGCTATCAGTTCATTATCCAAGTATCCTTTACCGTTAGAAAGTGGCGCGGAGTGTGCTATACTAAAAGGTTTCGATAATAAACTATGCTCTTTCCTCGATAAGCGTCTACAAGCTTACACAAGCTCAAATAAATTGGATAATAATTCTTCCAAAGTTACTAGCACAACCCTACCTGAACTAGAGCCAATAGATATCAGTTCTAAAAAAGCCAAAAACAATTACATTACCAAAGATGACTTTGAGAAACAATCTGcaagaaacatttttaagtgCACCAAGCTTACTACTGATGTGCCTTGTGGAACAGATGACTTATCTGACAATGAAGTACAAGAAGTTCAAGAGGTACCATCCCAAAGTAATGTGCTAAAAGGATCTCGAAAAGATTACTGttctaatttaattcaagCTAACTACAGCTCTCTGAGTCCTGAATTGGAAAAATCACTTAGAGGAAGggaaaggaaattaaaatacaaacctATCTACAAGTCTGGTAGTTATGCTATAGTGATGGGTCTCTGGGAACATTCAATAGTGAATTCAAAGCAGGGTATTAGTAAGATGGATTTGCTAGAACTAGCCCATAAATACATTGAGAGTTCTATGAAAAATGCTTCAGATGCTTTACATAATTTGTTATGGGCAAATATGAATAACCTTGTATCAAAGGGCCTTGTAATGAGAAAGAATGGAGAAACTCCAGTATTTAAATTGACAAAATTGGGTATTAAAACTGCAAAGGTACTGTAtaaagaatacaaaaatagaGAAAAACCTAAAGTTACAAATTCAAAACAACCCGAAGAAGACGATTGTGACGgatctaaaaataatgttccaATTAATTCCAGAAACGGCATTGACACTTGTAATACAGAGGTTGAAGAAGTAGTGGAATTTGAAGCTGGttcatatgatattattttatttgtcgaTGTTAAAGAAACTTCTGggtgtgtatttatattaattaatgttttttttgtaagtgtTGCCactaatatacatttttcttacAGCTTAGCTAAGAAGAATGATCCTCTGATGCTCCAAATGAAGAAATATCCTAATCTTCAACACGAGTTTAGATCTTTGAGTGTCGGTGATTTTGCATGGATAGCAAGGCACAGGTTAAGTAAAGAAGAATTAGTGCTGCCTTATATAGTTGAGAGGAAAAGAATGGACGATTTCGCGAATAGTATAAAAGATGGTAGATATCATGAACAGAAATTCAGATTGAAGAAAAGTAAAGCAAAAGTTGTTTACTTGGTTGAAAATTATGATAGTAAATATGTTGGTTTGCCCTATCAGACATTGATGCAAGGATTGGTCAATACGAGAATTAGGGATGAGATTCAGGTACATCGAACAGATTCATTGGCGGCTACTGTTAGATTCTTAGCCATTCtgacaatgaaaataattaacgaATATCAGGTAAATATGATcactacattaatataatcaaaaatatatataaatgtttcaaaactatttatctCTTTATAGAATAGCTCACTcaggaattatatttatatagaaaaatataatttatgtttattatatactaacataaaataaaagtaggtATATTGCTTTATGaaagattttcttttttctttacagAATTGTTCTGTTAAGGGTCACCACAAAATGGCGGAAGGCGACATGTTGATgacattcaattattttaaaaaagctctcgtaaaaaataaacctttgTCTTTGAAATGtacctttataaaaatgcttttacAACTACGAGGATTAACAGCAGATAAAGCTGTGGCTATAACTAATGAATACGGAACgccaaaattattaatggatGCATATGaaaattgtgataaaaaaaaaggtgaaCTGTTGTTAGCTAATATTAAAGGCAAGAGTAAACGTAATGTAGGACCTCGTGTAAGTAAAAAACTGTACAAATTGTTTACATTGAGAGAATTAACGTAACTTTTATCTCATGATATCTGAGTGAATTTAGTcccttaataaaatagtttgagATGAACTGTGAAGGTAAGGATAATAGTTctgtagtatttttaattaaaatcgcaATAATTTGATGGCAGTGTtatgtaaaattgttttaaaaaaaatgaccaattagttataaatagataataatcaTGTTGTACAGGTTTCCTTACtagattaattattgtaaataatgtacataaaaagatatatatttttgtagaatATAACCGAGACACTATTTTTTGTGCTATGAAATGTTACAGATAAACATattctttcataaaaataggtttgtaggaaatattttaaaagaattgaatATTTACTGTTATAAACTAAATCAAGAActgttttatctttataagaatattgtctagttattttttacttcGATCATTGTTTTTTGTAGATAACTTATAGGTATCAAGgaaaaatcttaaaagattTTGTCATAGACTGTTAGTATTAAGTATTCTGTGAAAAGggtgaattattaaaaatatttaatgccttttataataaaaaatagcaaatTGCAAAACATCTTTCATTATCTGCAACtgctatatgtatattgacgagtacatatattttacacaaaaaaattgctttagagatttatattgggtaaaattaaaaaatctgttataaaaataactgccAAAAAGtgagttttatatgaaacgtttgtataattttatattgaatgtactaaaaataaatgaaataacacaaaaaatttagtatatatactttattaacacAACTATTGACTGTGACATGAGAGACAATTTATGAATCATCTGTAAATAGTTCAGTTTAAGAGCACTTTAGGATGGAATCAACTTTTCCAAGTTTACATAACCATTTACGAGTAAACAGCGTGATTGGTTTAGCACAAACATTATAATCAGATTTCAGAGattctacatatataaattaagcagttagtacaaaaaaaaaattgagatatAGGAGagattcaaaaataaagattgtGCCAAAccaatatagatataaattcaGACCCTAATTATCATCACATTGTTTtccttatacatatgtattttgcttaaaactaaatatttattttatggaatTATAAGTTTCTGAAATTGCTTTTGAGATGGCACAGATAAACAAAAACCCAATTCTAATACTAGATTGCACTTAAATAGTTaaactttacaaattttttaaactgataataaatatctttaaattcaaatatagaatttttatgtGTTAATATTAGGAAATGTTAAGAACTTTTTGTGTCAAAAATAGAGAACATCCAATCGCAAGCACATATATACACAAAGaacacttatatttaaaacaaatatgagaTAAAtgccaaaaatataaagaaacctAGCACTAACACCTATTATGTGGCTGAAGTATACTATAATATGCAATAaattcaaagtaaataaaagaatagtgACCAGCCACCACATTAAAGGTACaatctcaatattattaataaaaaccctGTTACATCAGGAATTCTTTCCGAGAAAATGTAGTgcacataaaatgaaaaaaaaaaaaattctctttaaaattctaaatattacataacaagaagttataaaaataactaaatataaatcctAATAGTGCACTTACATAGATATCTAAGCCATGAAAACTTTAAAGAGTGTGATAGTTTCTTTCCGTTTGGTTCTTGTAGTATTTGAATCCCATGAATCCTATAGCAAGGAGTCCAAGGGTGAGAATCATGCCACCAATGAAGCTGGGTCCATCAAAACTGCAACAAAattgtttctattaaattttataaattacaaacatcATTATTCATCTCTAGTCCTTAAAAACctgtagaaaattttaaagactaataaaaaatatattgacatcAAGTCAACCAcagtcaataaatttttattaattctgaaTGTCTGAATTTTAATAGagttatatagttatataaaatattaaaaaaaaaaaattataaaccatgacaataataaatcagaaaaaGTACAAAAACCTCATTGAACCTACCCTCTCGCCTGGAGAACATGTTTATCTTCAGATTTTGGGGCCTGTGTACTGTTTGGCATGTCAGGTTTCATTGTTGTTGCATTCTTGCCGGTCACATCATTCATTGGTTTATCAGTTGCAGCTTTCTCTGTGGTCGCTTTGGTTTCAGTGGAGTTTTTGGCAAGCTCTTTGGAATTTTCCTTGGCTTTTGGTTCTTTTTCTGTGGTTTTGTTATCAACGGGCTTAGAAATTTCTTCTTTATGGGCTGGGGTTGCCTCCGAGGGTTTTGCAGGTTCTTGTGTCACTTGGGTTGAAGTTGGGTTAATTTCTGTTTCATTTTTAGTAGATGTTTCATTAGTCAGATGAGGAGGGATTGAGGTGGTtagatttttttcctttatgtCTGTTGTGGTACTATTCGCCACAATAGAAATTGCAGGTGTTGCAGCTGTAATTATAAGTGATTAGATAATtagttaaaatgtatgtattttcatcaagtaacatttttttaaaagtgtaaTAACTTCAATGATTAATAATGTCAGAACTTTGAACACAAAAACTACAGCATACATACAttccatataataaattagtaattCATTTACAAGACATAGTCATAGGAAAATATGtttccttattttaatataaatttcaacatCTTGTgatcaacaattttttttaatcagatGATACAAGACTTAAGATTAAAACAAGTTTGTCTATTTAATATGCACATATTGATGaggtttaaatataacttcactttataatcatttttttaaacagctacacatatattatctatatcaTATTGGAAAATTGGGAatgaagatattatttttttagttttacatgAACATGGTTGGGGAGAATCATGCTTTTAAGTCAtgactgtaataaaaaagtaattaagtaCAAAATGTAGTAAtcataaatagttaattttaatgacaatataatatattacaaaccgGTTTTACAGAAATGttacactttaaaaaagaGAACATAAGATAcagttcaaaatatttgtttcaaaaagTGCAGAAGTTGAAaaagtatgtaatttaaaaaataaattaatatacattgttGCATATCTAATTAAATCTTCTTAAATATCATTCGATTAAACACTTTTCCAATTAATgtgcataaatattattagtacacatttacttttttttattattattattaaatacagatATCGAATCAATTTTTATGAGCTTTCTTATAGGAACTTGTTTAAGGCGGAACTGTGTCTTAGTTGTGAAATCTTTTTGGTACAAGGAAATAGTCATgaaggtataggttataaggtattattaaagaaattaataagcaACGAGACATGATGGCAGTCTACCATTGACttatttcagaaaaaaaattaagagaatCACATTCACTCGGaattttcgtttaatttttatggaatatttataacaaagacGTATCtaacaaagtaatataaatcagccttgaactaattaaataattattgaataaaaaacaacaatttttttcctgATAAAGTTTTTTCACGAcacatttgattttttattcgaAGATTACTggttttta
This genomic window from Danaus plexippus chromosome 14, MEX_DaPlex, whole genome shotgun sequence contains:
- the LOC116769535 gene encoding porimin; its protein translation is MIKKIILLGLLSFSMCLSKAAEEKAATPAISIVANSTTTDIKEKNLTTSIPPHLTNETSTKNETEINPTSTQVTQEPAKPSEATPAHKEEISKPVDNKTTEKEPKAKENSKELAKNSTETKATTEKAATDKPMNDVTGKNATTMKPDMPNSTQAPKSEDKHVLQARGFDGPSFIGGMILTLGLLAIGFMGFKYYKNQTERNYHTL
- the LOC116769737 gene encoding crossover junction endonuclease MUS81 is translated as MAVNSKRITLKRTRPNPLFQRWLQELQDEAKLELNNLEYSLDEAISSLSKYPLPLESGAECAILKGFDNKLCSFLDKRLQAYTSSNKLDNNSSKVTSTTLPELEPIDISSKKAKNNYITKDDFEKQSARNIFKCTKLTTDVPCGTDDLSDNEVQEVQEVPSQSNVLKGSRKDYCSNLIQANYSSLSPELEKSLRGRERKLKYKPIYKSGSYAIVMGLWEHSIVNSKQGISKMDLLELAHKYIESSMKNASDALHNLLWANMNNLVSKGLVMRKNGETPVFKLTKLGIKTAKVLYKEYKNREKPKVTNSKQPEEDDCDGSKNNVPINSRNGIDTCNTEVEEVVEFEAGSYDIILFVDVKETSGLAKKNDPLMLQMKKYPNLQHEFRSLSVGDFAWIARHRLSKEELVLPYIVERKRMDDFANSIKDGRYHEQKFRLKKSKAKVVYLVENYDSKYVGLPYQTLMQGLVNTRIRDEIQVHRTDSLAATVRFLAILTMKIINEYQNCSVKGHHKMAEGDMLMTFNYFKKALVKNKPLSLKCTFIKMLLQLRGLTADKAVAITNEYGTPKLLMDAYENCDKKKGELLLANIKGKSKRNVGPRVSKKLYKLFTLRELT